The following coding sequences are from one Cenarchaeum symbiosum A window:
- a CDS encoding site-specific DNA methylase (COG0338), whose protein sequence is MACAGGAPVLNRVRDGRTINYIGRAAAGAAVEQFTVRNGIGRGGPKLIPYIGCKSGFMHIFDQLVPDDPGRIYDIFGGGGSFAFYACGRFGAKKVVYNDHNPVVANLVRTLQRDPGGLHAEYQKHYSKSSPEYYLGVRDKDLLDGTRGAGRFFYLAKNAFSGKIRFNTKNKFNSPMRKGARCPRVDADALRSLASSISGMEITCRDFAEYDDISGSFVYLDPPYMNNPNGHYNAVVGLDEFSRFVQKIEGRNRVMISEQNDPDSLRLSPGYTIFKVSLRRSLQYFTQNGSSEIIAVNYDAGHG, encoded by the coding sequence ATGGCATGCGCCGGGGGCGCACCCGTATTAAACCGTGTACGGGATGGCCGCACTATCAACTATATTGGACGGGCCGCCGCTGGGGCCGCGGTGGAACAGTTTACGGTAAGAAACGGGATCGGGCGGGGCGGCCCCAAGCTCATCCCGTACATCGGCTGCAAGTCGGGCTTTATGCACATCTTCGATCAGCTGGTCCCCGATGACCCGGGCCGCATATACGACATATTTGGCGGCGGCGGAAGCTTTGCGTTTTATGCGTGCGGCAGGTTCGGCGCAAAGAAGGTGGTATACAACGACCACAACCCGGTGGTGGCAAACCTGGTCAGGACGCTCCAGCGCGACCCCGGCGGCCTGCATGCAGAGTACCAGAAGCACTATTCCAAGTCGTCCCCAGAATACTATCTTGGCGTGCGGGACAAAGACCTGCTAGACGGGACGCGGGGCGCCGGCCGGTTCTTTTACTTGGCAAAAAACGCATTCTCTGGCAAGATAAGGTTCAACACAAAGAACAAGTTCAACTCGCCCATGAGAAAGGGGGCCCGGTGCCCCCGCGTGGACGCGGATGCTCTCCGGTCGCTCGCCTCCTCCATATCCGGAATGGAGATCACCTGCAGGGACTTTGCCGAGTATGATGACATATCCGGCTCGTTTGTCTACCTTGACCCGCCCTACATGAACAACCCCAACGGGCACTACAACGCAGTAGTCGGACTCGACGAGTTCTCCCGCTTTGTGCAAAAGATAGAAGGGCGCAACAGGGTCATGATCTCCGAGCAGAACGACCCGGACAGCCTGCGCCTCTCGCCTGGATATACAATATTCAAAGTCTCCCTGCGGCGCTCGCTCCAGTACTTTACCCAGAATGGCAGCAGCGAGATAATAGCCGTCAACTACGATGCCGGGCATGGATGA
- a CDS encoding ribonuclease HII (COG0164), producing the protein MLVCGVDEAGRGSLVGPLVIAGVAIKRNRMRELKSMGVRDSKKLTRKARESLYPEIVNMADSYHISRVPPGVVDRSVGRHMLNDLEARYMARVITRLGHGTTYVDSCDVNPRRFGGRVSEMSGRTVRSYHRADDRFVIVSAASILAKVARDRSIERLRKSHDVGSGYPSDRRTVGFVRGYYNKNGAMPPFVRRSWRPARLIEAGG; encoded by the coding sequence ATGCTGGTCTGCGGGGTAGACGAAGCGGGGCGCGGATCCCTGGTGGGGCCGCTCGTCATAGCCGGCGTGGCCATAAAGCGCAACAGGATGCGGGAGCTCAAAAGCATGGGCGTCCGCGATTCCAAAAAGCTGACGCGCAAGGCAAGAGAATCCCTGTATCCAGAGATAGTGAATATGGCGGATTCGTACCACATCAGCAGGGTGCCGCCCGGCGTGGTGGACCGGAGCGTGGGCAGGCACATGCTCAACGATTTAGAGGCCAGGTACATGGCCCGCGTGATAACCCGGCTGGGCCATGGGACGACATACGTTGATTCGTGCGATGTAAACCCAAGGCGCTTTGGGGGCAGGGTCTCGGAGATGTCGGGTCGTACAGTCCGCTCGTACCACCGGGCAGACGACAGGTTTGTCATAGTATCTGCCGCATCCATACTGGCAAAGGTGGCCCGCGACCGCTCGATAGAGCGGCTGCGTAAAAGCCACGACGTGGGCAGTGGATACCCGTCGGACCGCAGGACTGTAGGCTTTGTCAGGGGGTACTATAACAAGAACGGCGCGATGCCGCCCTTTGTGAGGAGGAGCTGGCGCCCCGCGCGGCTCATAGAGGCAGGCGGCTAG
- a CDS encoding ribosomal biogenesis protein/nucleolar protein (COG1498) translates to MNRVVLTELGIVVYDGDKISNRLPFGSPASEYAAIQDGSSGVPALKSCLRGTDATVNDRALLRILRKASMDVRECSEAEAADIRSSKLQILEEAGFASGEDDAMDKLRRFALELSSFRIAAESQSPDLHIIQAVGALDSLDDAINAAASHMREWYGLHFPELESLADGIPGYAGIASAGRRDGLSRGTFEAAGYDARRSEMMDLVCGKSRGGEISDANLRMVQALAAEVLALHRLRSEMESHIDEQMRSSAPNVTAILGATVGAKLLSRAGSLRRLASMSSSTIQILGAEKALFRSLKTGSQPPKHGLLFQHPLVHSAPRWQRGKVARAVAAKAAIAARIDYHTGEPNGALLQSLEARISEISEKYKDPPERPPAKPPGARRKRGGFRRKRA, encoded by the coding sequence ATGAACAGGGTGGTGCTCACCGAGCTTGGAATAGTGGTATACGACGGGGATAAAATCTCCAACAGGCTCCCCTTTGGGAGCCCCGCCTCCGAGTACGCGGCAATACAGGACGGCTCTTCTGGCGTGCCCGCCCTGAAGTCCTGCCTGCGCGGAACAGATGCCACGGTCAACGACCGTGCGCTCCTCAGAATACTGCGCAAGGCCTCCATGGATGTGCGCGAGTGCAGCGAGGCAGAAGCTGCAGACATCCGCTCATCAAAGCTGCAGATTCTCGAAGAGGCGGGCTTTGCCTCTGGAGAAGATGACGCCATGGACAAGCTCCGCCGCTTTGCACTGGAGCTCTCATCATTCAGGATTGCAGCAGAATCGCAGAGCCCCGACCTGCATATAATACAGGCCGTGGGCGCGCTCGATTCTTTGGATGATGCGATAAACGCGGCAGCCTCGCACATGCGGGAATGGTACGGCCTGCACTTTCCCGAGCTCGAGAGCCTTGCCGACGGCATACCTGGATACGCGGGGATAGCTTCTGCCGGCAGGCGCGACGGCCTGTCGCGCGGCACATTCGAGGCGGCAGGATACGACGCCCGCCGCTCGGAGATGATGGATCTTGTCTGCGGAAAAAGCAGGGGCGGCGAGATCTCCGATGCAAACCTCCGGATGGTACAGGCCCTTGCGGCAGAGGTGCTAGCCTTGCACAGGCTCAGATCCGAGATGGAATCCCACATAGACGAGCAGATGAGGTCGTCGGCGCCAAACGTCACGGCCATCCTGGGGGCCACTGTCGGCGCCAAGCTGCTCTCCCGGGCGGGCAGCCTGCGCAGGCTCGCCTCCATGTCGTCGAGCACAATACAGATACTTGGCGCAGAAAAGGCGCTGTTTCGCTCCCTCAAGACGGGCTCGCAGCCGCCAAAGCACGGCCTGCTATTCCAGCACCCGCTGGTCCACTCCGCGCCCCGGTGGCAGCGGGGCAAGGTGGCGCGCGCAGTAGCGGCAAAGGCGGCCATAGCAGCCCGCATAGACTACCACACGGGCGAGCCCAACGGGGCGCTGCTCCAGTCACTGGAGGCGCGCATATCGGAGATATCAGAGAAATACAAGGACCCGCCGGAGCGGCCGCCCGCCAAGCCGCCGGGCGCGCGCAGAAAGAGGGGCGGCTTTAGAAGAAAGAGGGCATAG
- a CDS encoding flavin-nucleotide-binding protein (COG3467): MQLLGRLEIRSEERIIEFLGEEHVGRISTVDADGYPQVIPMNFVYMKDAVYMHSHVKGEKLDNIRRDSRAGFEVDREVEFLPSYFEDPHDASVADTLYVSVVIKGRAELIDDTAEKAAALNGLMAKYQPEGRYDPVKPGDEVLGHLEIIKVVPHSMRGKYKIGQHLDTKERAELAAKILDRGSDTAASALKIMGFEVVDGRPVMRDEPSW, from the coding sequence ATGCAGCTGCTAGGCAGGCTGGAGATCCGCTCAGAGGAGAGGATCATCGAGTTTCTCGGGGAAGAGCACGTGGGCCGCATATCAACTGTAGATGCCGACGGATACCCGCAGGTCATACCCATGAACTTTGTGTACATGAAAGATGCGGTATACATGCACTCGCACGTAAAGGGCGAAAAGCTCGACAACATAAGGAGGGATTCCCGGGCGGGCTTTGAGGTGGACAGGGAGGTGGAGTTTCTGCCCTCTTACTTTGAGGATCCGCATGACGCATCAGTCGCCGATACACTGTATGTCAGCGTGGTCATAAAGGGCAGGGCGGAGCTAATAGACGATACAGCAGAGAAGGCTGCAGCGCTCAACGGGCTGATGGCAAAGTACCAGCCAGAAGGCAGGTACGACCCTGTAAAGCCCGGAGACGAGGTGCTCGGGCACCTGGAGATAATCAAGGTGGTGCCGCACAGCATGCGGGGAAAATACAAGATAGGCCAGCACCTTGACACCAAAGAGCGCGCGGAGCTTGCAGCCAAGATACTCGACAGGGGCTCGGATACTGCCGCCTCTGCTCTAAAGATCATGGGCTTTGAGGTGGTGGACGGCAGGCCAGTCATGAGGGACGAGCCCTCCTGGTAG
- a CDS encoding flavin-dependent oxidoreductase (COG2141) → MPDAKPFTDESLNPSQTYLPQKYSSQGYMNRIKFGIQNGLNVARAGYTEDQILTACILADKTGYDSIFYMDHTNVPQWKKAIVLDPWVMLSAIAAITNNVEIGTCVTDAIRRHPSNIALAAITLDRVSKGRAILGIGAGEAQNLKEFCIPFEKPVSKWEEQIEVIKALYSSSPDNTVDYSGKYYDLKGACLQAPPIRKPHPPTYMASGGKRTLMLTGKLGDGWLPIGYTPELFEDHRGQIVDSMKKHDRTEEEKENFQMALDIDVYFSEDAEESWARMKEAVKVSLFKPEVLRVHNLKEIEGFDFVKYFTEYSMSNQEWIVKMREAATRIPDGVARSSTAIGTPDDVIPTFERFLKAGVNHFVIRFWGKDYFGSIDKFATHVMPHLREQK, encoded by the coding sequence GTGCCTGATGCCAAGCCATTTACGGATGAGAGCCTGAATCCCAGCCAAACTTATTTACCACAGAAGTACAGCAGCCAAGGGTACATGAACAGGATAAAGTTCGGCATACAAAACGGCCTCAACGTGGCAAGGGCCGGGTATACAGAAGACCAGATACTGACCGCATGCATACTTGCCGACAAGACCGGCTATGATTCGATATTCTACATGGACCATACAAACGTCCCCCAGTGGAAAAAGGCCATAGTGCTCGACCCCTGGGTCATGCTCTCGGCGATAGCGGCGATAACCAACAATGTAGAGATAGGCACATGTGTGACCGATGCGATAAGGCGGCACCCCTCCAACATAGCCCTTGCCGCCATAACCCTGGACAGGGTCTCCAAGGGAAGGGCCATACTCGGGATAGGCGCCGGCGAGGCGCAGAATCTAAAAGAGTTCTGCATTCCATTTGAAAAGCCGGTCTCCAAGTGGGAGGAGCAGATAGAGGTGATAAAGGCGCTGTACAGCTCGAGCCCGGATAATACAGTCGACTATTCCGGCAAGTACTATGACCTCAAGGGGGCCTGCCTGCAGGCGCCGCCCATAAGAAAGCCGCACCCGCCCACGTACATGGCGTCCGGCGGCAAGAGGACCCTCATGCTGACCGGCAAGCTCGGCGACGGGTGGCTCCCCATAGGGTACACGCCGGAGCTATTCGAGGACCACAGGGGCCAGATAGTGGATTCGATGAAAAAGCACGACAGGACCGAAGAGGAAAAGGAGAACTTTCAGATGGCGCTCGACATAGACGTGTACTTTTCAGAAGATGCCGAAGAATCGTGGGCAAGGATGAAAGAGGCAGTCAAGGTGAGCCTCTTCAAGCCCGAGGTGCTCAGGGTGCACAACCTCAAGGAGATAGAGGGCTTTGACTTTGTCAAGTACTTTACAGAGTATTCAATGTCCAACCAGGAATGGATAGTAAAGATGAGGGAGGCTGCCACCAGGATACCCGACGGCGTGGCGCGCTCGTCCACCGCGATAGGGACGCCCGATGATGTCATACCCACCTTTGAGCGCTTCCTCAAGGCGGGCGTAAACCACTTTGTGATACGGTTCTGGGGCAAGGACTATTTCGGCAGCATCGACAAGTTCGCCACGCATGTAATGCCCCACCTGCGCGAACAGAAATAG
- a CDS encoding 2-polyprenylphenol hydroxylase (COG0543), whose translation MEIERVIDETPTVRTLLFQDDIMEGALPGQFAMVWVPGAGELPMSVMAAEEPGMAAFTVRRRGAASTGLYDTAKGGLIGVRGPYGRAFEATQGRALLVGGGTGMSPLMRLLSRLGSASHVDVLIGAQTEKEVFFEGLAGRLAGDVPHRIVVTTEDGSYGRQGRVTDELEGMLDEKPDAVYTCGPEPMMHAVVRAADSRGIPVQASVERVMKCGVGICGSCCMGEDLVCTDGAVFDGKHLIANSEFGSVFRDKSGTVRNV comes from the coding sequence ATGGAGATAGAGCGGGTGATAGACGAGACGCCGACCGTGCGCACGCTGCTCTTCCAGGATGACATAATGGAGGGGGCGCTGCCGGGGCAGTTTGCCATGGTCTGGGTGCCGGGAGCAGGGGAGCTTCCCATGAGTGTAATGGCGGCAGAAGAGCCCGGCATGGCGGCATTTACTGTAAGAAGGCGCGGGGCTGCATCGACTGGACTCTACGATACGGCCAAGGGCGGCCTCATAGGAGTCAGGGGGCCCTATGGGAGGGCGTTTGAGGCCACACAGGGCAGGGCCCTGCTTGTTGGCGGCGGCACGGGAATGTCTCCCCTGATGAGGCTGCTCTCCCGGCTGGGCAGCGCCTCTCACGTTGATGTATTGATTGGGGCCCAGACGGAAAAAGAGGTGTTCTTTGAGGGGCTCGCCGGCAGGCTGGCAGGGGATGTACCGCACAGGATAGTGGTTACTACCGAGGACGGCTCGTACGGAAGACAGGGCAGGGTAACAGACGAGCTTGAAGGAATGCTGGATGAAAAGCCGGATGCCGTGTACACCTGCGGGCCGGAGCCCATGATGCACGCGGTGGTCCGGGCGGCAGATTCACGGGGTATACCCGTGCAGGCCAGCGTAGAGAGGGTGATGAAGTGCGGTGTAGGCATATGCGGGAGCTGCTGCATGGGGGAGGATCTTGTATGTACCGACGGGGCGGTCTTTGACGGCAAACACCTGATCGCAAATTCCGAGTTTGGGAGCGTCTTTCGCGACAAGTCCGGCACGGTCCGCAATGTGTAG
- a CDS encoding ribosomal protein S30E produces the protein MATHGSLTKAGKVRSQTPKIEGRKKTGTNASVQNRSNYRKRLVLNRFPGQNKPGQRRRRR, from the coding sequence ATGGCAACTCACGGATCGCTTACAAAGGCCGGAAAGGTCAGAAGCCAGACGCCCAAGATCGAGGGAAGAAAAAAGACCGGCACCAACGCAAGCGTCCAGAACAGGAGCAACTATAGAAAACGTCTGGTCCTAAACCGCTTCCCCGGCCAGAACAAGCCGGGACAGAGAAGAAGGAGAAGGTAG
- a CDS encoding alcohol dehydrogenase, class IV (COG1454) has product MHTVRIPKMINFGENALAETEYPANALVVTTAAPALSEKWLAKMEIKDYMLYDKVNPEPSVEDSQALIAEFKDKKPSVLIGLGGGSSLDVVKYSARDFGVEKILIPTTFGTGAEMTTYCVLKFDGKKKLLREDRFLADMAVVDSYFLDGTPQQIVNNSVCDACAQATEGYDSKLGNDYTRGLCERAFNILYDAIMSGNTKEYPYGSMLSGMGFGNCSTTLGHALSYVFSNEGVPHGYSLSSCTTVAHKHNNSKFYGRFKECMEKLGFERLDLKADISEAADVVMTDKGHLDPNPVPIAKQDVIKCLERIKSGDL; this is encoded by the coding sequence ATGCACACTGTACGAATCCCAAAGATGATCAACTTTGGCGAAAACGCGCTCGCAGAGACAGAGTACCCAGCCAATGCGCTAGTCGTGACCACCGCAGCGCCCGCCCTCTCTGAAAAGTGGCTGGCAAAAATGGAGATAAAGGACTACATGTTGTACGACAAGGTAAACCCCGAGCCGTCGGTCGAGGACTCGCAGGCCCTCATAGCCGAGTTCAAGGACAAAAAGCCGTCGGTCCTGATAGGCCTCGGCGGCGGAAGCTCGCTTGACGTTGTAAAGTATTCGGCGCGCGACTTTGGCGTCGAAAAGATCCTCATACCGACAACCTTTGGCACGGGCGCCGAGATGACCACCTACTGCGTGCTAAAGTTTGACGGAAAAAAGAAGCTGCTCCGCGAGGACAGGTTCCTCGCAGACATGGCGGTGGTGGATTCGTACTTTCTCGACGGGACTCCCCAGCAGATAGTAAACAACTCCGTATGCGACGCGTGCGCCCAGGCCACCGAAGGGTACGACAGCAAGCTCGGAAACGACTATACCAGGGGCCTATGCGAGAGGGCGTTTAACATACTGTACGATGCGATAATGAGCGGCAACACCAAGGAATACCCGTACGGCTCGATGCTCTCCGGGATGGGCTTTGGGAACTGCTCGACCACGCTTGGCCACGCGCTATCATACGTATTCTCCAACGAGGGCGTCCCCCACGGATATTCTCTCTCGTCATGCACTACTGTAGCCCACAAGCACAACAACTCAAAGTTCTACGGCCGGTTCAAGGAATGCATGGAAAAGCTCGGCTTTGAGAGGCTCGATCTCAAGGCGGACATATCAGAGGCGGCAGACGTGGTAATGACCGACAAGGGGCACCTCGATCCCAACCCCGTCCCCATAGCAAAGCAGGACGTGATAAAGTGCCTCGAGCGGATAAAGTCAGGCGACCTCTGA
- a CDS encoding fibrillarin-like rRNA methylase (COG1889), translating to MDPGCSVYGEKLLDRAGTEYRLWDPFRSKLAACIYNGLERLPIIPGSRVLYLGASTGTTASHVSDIVGGRGAVFAVEPAGRVARDLLHRVASRRPNVIPIMQDSRRPGEYPGMYGAADVVYADIAQPDQTAMAVANCKMYLRAEGSLLLVIKARSIDSVRDPAGVIREETAKLEADFGISQAVDLRTYDRDHSLVHAVYPG from the coding sequence ATGGACCCCGGGTGCAGCGTATACGGGGAGAAGCTGCTAGACCGGGCGGGCACAGAATACCGCCTCTGGGATCCGTTTCGCAGCAAGCTTGCCGCCTGCATATACAACGGCCTCGAGCGCCTCCCCATCATCCCGGGCTCGCGCGTCTTGTACCTTGGCGCGTCCACCGGAACAACTGCAAGCCACGTCTCCGATATAGTGGGGGGCAGGGGGGCGGTCTTTGCAGTCGAGCCCGCAGGCAGGGTGGCGCGCGACCTGCTCCACAGGGTGGCCTCCAGGCGCCCAAATGTAATACCGATAATGCAGGATTCACGGAGGCCCGGCGAGTACCCTGGAATGTACGGGGCAGCAGACGTGGTATACGCGGACATAGCCCAGCCCGACCAGACTGCAATGGCCGTGGCCAACTGTAAAATGTACCTGCGCGCCGAAGGCTCGCTCCTCCTGGTCATCAAGGCAAGGAGCATAGACTCTGTACGGGATCCCGCCGGGGTAATCCGGGAGGAGACTGCAAAGCTGGAGGCTGACTTTGGCATATCCCAGGCAGTAGACCTGCGGACGTACGACCGCGACCACTCGTTGGTCCACGCGGTATACCCGGGCTAG
- a CDS encoding Fe-S oxidoreductase (COG1032) has protein sequence MGHPKIVLSADRTLMSPYRNISLATFFGCAPALDPNRDPKSFWYKILKNQVTPKVLFDFICNYIPHHNGVADYAPYGLRKVEAGLLRDGFEREEVVVAHPDHIEQFIGPETEAVGTYEMDPLGMGPVTMTFTYGRKQMSYDEYYNREIHRRILAAKEKTGSKAKVIVGASGTWQYNYAPEKIKEYGLYAVLEGELGGIAPEIDGHAGQFFRHLINGDFEYTDQSRMSGNFRVNMKEFDNEGEKIHGRFVNFWDRPELDEIPEIVEPSMHGMIEVMRGCGRGCKFCDVTLRALRYYPPEKVKREIEVNKRFGQTSAWIHSDDIFVYGMNPRTSKGMEPNRDALVDLFKGVMSAGVKHTNPTHGTLAGAVADEKLIPMLSKIIKSGPENMTGIQVGFETGSLRLIEKYADRKLAPYKPSEWHWLVKEGVKTLNQDYWVPAFTLIMGLNNDETPEDSWETIQLISDLETEQPDSMFTTTPLTFVPIGLLEKSDFFNIGNEMDPAQLGVMYKTWQHNFKYGIQKFMTKTGGGNSAKKLFFNAIARSLGGVPLTAMEKYARRKSREHELVIEKIKAKYW, from the coding sequence ATGGGCCACCCCAAGATTGTTCTAAGTGCGGATCGTACACTGATGTCGCCGTACAGGAACATCTCGCTTGCCACGTTCTTTGGGTGCGCCCCGGCGCTCGACCCCAACCGCGACCCCAAGAGTTTTTGGTACAAGATACTAAAGAACCAGGTCACGCCCAAGGTCCTCTTTGACTTTATCTGCAATTACATACCTCACCACAACGGCGTGGCCGACTATGCGCCCTACGGCCTGAGAAAGGTCGAGGCAGGCCTGCTCCGCGACGGCTTCGAGAGGGAGGAGGTCGTAGTGGCGCATCCAGATCATATAGAGCAGTTCATAGGGCCGGAGACGGAAGCGGTGGGCACCTACGAGATGGACCCGCTGGGCATGGGCCCCGTCACCATGACGTTTACGTACGGACGAAAGCAGATGTCATACGACGAGTATTACAACAGGGAGATCCACAGGAGGATACTTGCGGCCAAGGAAAAGACCGGCAGCAAGGCAAAGGTGATAGTGGGCGCCTCGGGGACCTGGCAGTACAATTATGCTCCAGAAAAGATAAAGGAGTACGGCCTGTATGCCGTGCTAGAAGGCGAGCTTGGCGGGATAGCGCCAGAGATTGACGGCCACGCGGGCCAGTTCTTTAGGCACCTGATAAACGGCGACTTTGAGTATACCGACCAGTCCAGGATGAGCGGCAACTTCCGCGTCAACATGAAGGAGTTTGACAATGAAGGCGAGAAAATACACGGCAGGTTTGTCAACTTTTGGGACAGGCCGGAGCTCGATGAGATCCCCGAGATAGTAGAGCCGAGCATGCACGGCATGATAGAGGTGATGAGGGGCTGCGGCAGGGGCTGCAAGTTCTGTGATGTTACACTCAGGGCACTCCGGTACTATCCCCCGGAGAAGGTCAAGAGGGAGATAGAGGTGAACAAAAGGTTCGGCCAGACCTCCGCGTGGATCCACAGCGACGACATATTCGTATACGGGATGAACCCCAGGACCAGCAAGGGCATGGAGCCCAACAGGGACGCGCTGGTTGATCTCTTCAAGGGCGTAATGTCCGCAGGTGTAAAGCATACAAACCCGACACACGGGACGCTCGCTGGCGCGGTGGCCGACGAAAAGCTCATACCCATGCTGTCCAAGATAATAAAATCGGGCCCCGAGAACATGACGGGAATACAGGTAGGCTTTGAGACGGGCAGCCTGCGCCTGATAGAAAAGTACGCAGACAGGAAGCTTGCGCCGTACAAGCCAAGCGAGTGGCACTGGCTGGTAAAGGAGGGGGTAAAGACTCTCAACCAGGACTATTGGGTGCCTGCGTTTACCCTGATAATGGGGCTCAACAATGACGAGACGCCAGAAGACTCGTGGGAGACCATACAGCTGATAAGCGATCTCGAGACCGAGCAGCCGGACTCTATGTTTACCACCACCCCGCTTACATTTGTCCCGATAGGCCTGCTTGAAAAGTCCGACTTTTTCAACATAGGCAACGAGATGGATCCCGCGCAGCTGGGAGTCATGTACAAGACGTGGCAGCACAACTTCAAGTACGGGATACAAAAGTTCATGACAAAGACCGGCGGCGGCAACAGCGCCAAAAAGCTCTTCTTTAACGCGATAGCCCGCTCGCTCGGGGGCGTCCCCCTTACAGCCATGGAAAAGTACGCGCGCCGCAAGAGCCGCGAGCACGAGCTGGTAATCGAGAAGATCAAGGCAAAGTACTGGTAG
- a CDS encoding dihydroorotate dehydrogenase (COG0167), with protein sequence MLASGILGISVDVFRRVLGAGAGAVVTKSLSREPWEGYSNPTITGTGGGGWLNAVGLSNPGASAFAGMLKGQGLPAVVSLVGSAPAEFVSMIKEFRDGAAAFEINLSCPHVAKVGLEVGDDPGLVGEIVSAAKRAADVPVFAKVGLGSTHYIKTAGAAAEAGADAITAINTVRAMSIDVEAKKPVLSNGFGGLSGPPIRPIAVRCVWELASKYDVPVIGCGGVSSWEDAIEMMLAGACAVQVGSAAGGRIGIFGEINAGILGYMERNGFGSVKEMVGLART encoded by the coding sequence ATGCTGGCATCGGGTATACTGGGAATATCAGTTGATGTGTTCCGCAGAGTGCTCGGGGCGGGAGCGGGCGCGGTGGTGACAAAGTCGCTCAGCCGCGAGCCGTGGGAGGGCTACTCCAATCCGACCATAACGGGGACGGGCGGGGGCGGATGGCTCAACGCAGTCGGCCTCTCCAATCCAGGTGCTTCCGCCTTTGCAGGCATGCTAAAGGGGCAGGGCCTGCCGGCGGTGGTAAGTCTCGTGGGTTCTGCTCCCGCCGAGTTTGTATCAATGATAAAAGAGTTCAGGGACGGGGCGGCCGCATTTGAGATCAACCTGTCGTGCCCTCACGTGGCAAAGGTGGGCCTCGAGGTGGGCGACGACCCGGGGCTGGTAGGCGAGATAGTATCTGCTGCAAAGCGGGCAGCCGATGTGCCCGTCTTTGCAAAGGTGGGACTCGGGTCCACACATTACATCAAGACTGCGGGGGCGGCAGCAGAGGCCGGCGCCGACGCGATAACTGCAATAAACACAGTGCGTGCAATGTCGATAGATGTAGAGGCAAAAAAGCCGGTGCTCAGCAACGGCTTTGGGGGGCTCTCGGGGCCGCCGATAAGGCCCATAGCTGTCAGGTGCGTCTGGGAGTTGGCGTCAAAGTATGACGTGCCCGTTATAGGATGCGGGGGCGTCTCGTCATGGGAGGATGCAATAGAGATGATGCTGGCAGGCGCCTGCGCTGTACAGGTGGGGAGCGCCGCGGGCGGGAGGATAGGCATATTCGGGGAGATCAACGCGGGCATTTTAGGGTACATGGAGAGAAACGGCTTTGGCAGCGTAAAGGAGATGGTGGGTCTTGCGCGAACGTGA